The Bradysia coprophila strain Holo2 chromosome II, BU_Bcop_v1, whole genome shotgun sequence genome has a segment encoding these proteins:
- the LOC119066657 gene encoding leucine-rich repeat-containing protein 15-like isoform X1, translating into MILLIFICSLLGAAMAQDPSISCNYRSLDQIYRCDLSINNPNGFDNFTEIGGIHLEGFTDADVNSIFNRDGSTTNLPRIICDTFRNTIAFQLYGSQMTEINDNAFSGCSQIQRLSFFANQINSISESAFTNLREVNYIDLSGNVLTTLPENVFQNQQNVTDLNLNYNSFNDLPSGVFRPLEKLERLSLGYNNLSTVTSEWFLTSSNLTYLYLQGNRINLTSSSFAELVPSLLYLYLDYNGISEIPTGAFAGLTNLYFLRLYGNNFREIHANWFTDLGQLRSLDISANPIERIDDGAFQGLDSLTSLTLTNCRIRAIGSTPFKNLTNLRLIEISSNEIEDVDAGTFAPMPNLTYIGLRNNRLKTLERNSFGVLTELRVLDLDGNIVNAFERDIIDDAVNLSALFLGGNLCANRYFDDFLINRPTFLPMLEACFRNMRLIVDTTTESDGFYSFFDGSRPGIVVRVQSENEIQIALTPFNFLWTESIEIFIGSANNTRSVIRINGETDVVAVPTPNVIQQNRWNDFRITWANQNVLVSRVSETFPFMNYTMPNFFPINFYGLRAV; encoded by the exons ATGATACTCTTAATCTTCATTTGTTCATTGTTGGGTGCTGCAATGGCACAGGATCCTTCGATTTCATGCAATTATCGCAGTTTAGACCAAATTTACCGATGCGACCTATCGATCAACAATCCCAACGGTTTCGACAATTTTACTGAAATCGGTGGCATTCACTTGGAGGGATTTACTGACGCTGATGTGAATTCCATTTTCAACAGAGATGGTTCTACTACAAACTTACCGCGGATTATTTGCGACACATTTCGGAATACCATCGCATTTCAACTGTACGGATCTCAAATGACTGAAATTAATGACAACGCATTCAGTGGTTGCTCACAGATCCAACGACTCTCATTTTTCGCAAACCAGATCAATTCGATTTCTGAAAGTGCTTTTACTAATCTTCGTGAAGTTAATTACATTGACTTGAGTGGTAACGTCCTGACTACTTTGCCCGAAAATGTGTTTCagaatcaacaaaatgtaacggATCTGAATTTGAATTATAATTCATTCAATGATCTACCATCCGGTGTCTTCAGACCACTCGAGAAACTTGAACGTTTGAGTTTAGGATATAACAACCTTTCCACAGTTACCAGTGAATGGTTTTTGACAAGTTCCAATTTGACGTATTTGTATCTACAAGGTAACAGAATTAACCTGACATCCAGCAGCTTTGCAGAGTTGGTACCGTCTCTGCTCTATCTTTATTTGGATTATAATGGAATCAGTGAAATTCCCACTGGAGCATTTGCTGGGCTTACTAACCTTTACTTCTTACGACTATACGGCaacaattttcgtgaaattcatGCAAACTGGTTCACCGATCTCGGTCAATTGAGAAGCTTGGATATTAGTGCAAATCCAATAGAAAGAATCGATGACGGTGCATTTCAAGGACTCGACAGTCTTACTTCGTTGACACTAACAAATTGTCGCATACGCGCCATAGGTTCAACTCCATTTAAAAATCTCACCAACTTAAGACTTATTGAGATCAGTTCTAACGAAATTGAGGATGTAGATGCTGGAACTTTCGCACCAATGCCAAATTTGACTTACATCGGTTTGAGGAATAATCGCCTGAAGACATTAGAAAGAAATAGTTTTGGAGTCTTAACTGAACTACGTGTGTTGGACTTGGACGGAAATATTGTGAATGCATTTGAAAGAGACATTATCGATGATGCTGTGAACCTTAGCGCACTTTTCCTCGGCGGAAATCTCTGTGCCAACAGGTATTTCGATGACTTCCTGATCAATAGACCTACATTTTTGCCAATGCTTGAAGCTTGCTTCAGAAACATGAGACTTATCGTTG ATACGACAACGGAGAGTGACggtttctattcatttttcgaCGGATCACGGCCTGGAATAGTAGTGCGCGTACAATCTGAGAACGAAATACAGATTGCACTTACCCCATTCAATTTTCTGTGGACTGAgtcgattgaaatttttattggttcGGCCAACAATACCCGTTCCGTGATACGAATAAATGGGGAAACTGATGTGGTCGCAGTACCAACACCAAATGTCATTCAGCAGAATCGATGGAACGATTTCAGAATAACTTGGGCAAATCAAAACGTTCTGGTTTCTCGTGTTAGTGAAACCTTCCCATTCATGAATTACACCATGCCAAATTTCTTCCCGATTAATTTTTATGGTTTGAGGGCTGTGTGA
- the LOC119066657 gene encoding leucine-rich repeat-containing protein 15-like isoform X3, with amino-acid sequence MKLLIFICSLLTIAAAQDPSLSCNYSSINQVYRCDLSINNPNGFDNFTEIGGIHWEGFTDADVSLIAVDSGTTRNVPQIICATFPNIISFSMSGVQLTAINDDAFSGCSQIRRLYLYSNRINSISENAFVNLREVNYIGLDTNILTTLPENVFKNQRNLTDLSLSWNSLSELPTGIFRPLENLEYLSVGHNNISAVNREWFSTNSKLVFLYLPGNRINLTSDNFAHLQQSLEYLNLGSNGISDIPTGAFAGLANLIDLLLYNNNFREMHENSFADLGQLNYLDLRLNPIERIDNGAFRGLDSLVTLSLANCRIRDLAPISFQGLSNLDSIELSFNEIEDVPAGTFTPMPNLVYIGLRNNRLKTLRRNSFGTLSKLLGLDLDDNIVNALDAAIIDDAVDLIALYFSGNLCANNYFSNFLISRATYLPMLEVCFNNMRYIVDTTTESDDVYSFFEGPQPGIVLRVQSDNEVQIALTPFNFLWTPSIEIFIGSTNNTRSVIRINEETNVVTVPTPNAIRQDQWNDFRVTWANQNVLVFRGNETFPFMSYTMQHFVPVNFYGLRAVETRATWRVTPYVF; translated from the exons ATGAAACTCTTAATCTTTATTTGTTCACTGTTGACTATTGCTGCGGCCCAGGATCCTTCGCTATCATGCAATTATAGCAGTATTAATCAAGTTTACCGATGCGACCTTTCGATCAACAATCCCAACGGTTTCGACAACTTTACTGAAATCGGAGGTATTCATTGGGAGGGATTTACCGATGCTGATGTGAGTTTGATTGCCGTAGACAGTGGAACTACTAGGAATGTACCACAGATTATTTGTGCCACATTTCCAAATATCATCTCATTTTCAATGAGCGGAGTGCAATTGACTGCAATTAATGACGACGCATTCAGTGGCTGTTCACAAATCCGACGgctgtatttatactcaaacCGAATCAATTCGATTTCTGAAAATGCTTTTGTCAATCTTCGAGAAGTTAATTACATTGGCTTGGATACTAACATCCTGACTACGTTGCCCGAAAATGTGTttaaaaatcaacgaaatttaacgGATCTGAGTTTGAGCTGGAATTCACTCAGTGAGCTACCAACCGGAATCTTCAGACCACTAGAGAACCTTGAATATTTGAGTGTAGGACACAACAACATTTCCGCAGTTAACAGAGAATGGTTTTCGACAAATTCTAAATTGGTTTTCTTATATCTGCCTGGCAACAGAATTAATTTGACATCCGATAACTTTGCACATTTGCAACAGTCTCTCGAATACCTTAATTTGGGAAGCAACGGAATCAGTGATATTCCCACTGGAGCATTTGCTGGGTTAGCAAATCTTATCGATTTGTTACTGTATAACaacaattttcgtgaaatgcATGAAAACTCGTTCGCAGATCTCGGTCAATTGAACTACTTGGATTTACGTTTAAACCCAATAGAAAGAATTGATAATGGAGCATTCCGAGGACTCGACAGCTTAGTTACATTGTCACTAGCAAATTGTCGTATACGCGACCTAGCTCCAATTTCATTCCAAGGTCTCAGCAACTTAGATTCTATTGAATTgagttttaatgaaattgagGACGTTCCTGCTGGAACCTTCACACCTATGCCAAATCTGGTATACATCGGTCTAAGGAATAATCGCCTGAAAACATTACGAAGAAATAGTTTTGGAACCCTAAGTAAGCTACTTGGACTGGACTTGGACGATAACATTGTGAACGCACTTGACGCAGCGATTATCGATGATGCTGTCGATCTTATCGCGCTTTACTTCAGCGGAAATCTGTGTGCCAACAATTATTTCAGCAACTTCCTAATCAGTAGAGCGACGTATTTGCCAATGCTTGAAGTTTGCTTCAATAACATGAGATATATCGTAG ATACGACGACTGAGAGTGACGatgtttattcatttttcgaaGGACCACAGCCTGGAATAGTCCTACGCGTTCAATCTGACAACGAAGTACAGATCGCACTCACACCATTCAATTTTCTATGGACTCCatcgattgaaatttttattggttcGACCAACAATACTCGATCCGTGATACGAATAAATGAGGAGACTAATGTGGTCACAGTACCAACACCAAATGCTATACGTCAGGATCAATGGAATGATTTCAGAGTCACTTGGGCAAATCAAAACGTACTGGTCTTCCGCGGTAATGAAACTTTCCCCTTCATGAGTTACACCATGCAACATTTTGTCCCTGTTAATTTTTATGGTTTGAGGGCTGT tgagaCCAGAGCTACGTGGAGGGTGACACCATATGTTTTTTGA
- the LOC119066657 gene encoding leucine-rich repeat-containing protein 15-like isoform X2 has product MKLLIFICSLLTIAAAQDPSLSCNYSSINQVYRCDLSINNPNGFDNFTEIGGIHWEGFTDADVSLIAVDSGTTRNVPQIICATFPNIISFSMSGVQLTAINDDAFSGCSQIRRLYLYSNRINSISENAFVNLREVNYIGLDTNILTTLPENVFKNQRNLTDLSLSWNSLSELPTGIFRPLENLEYLSVGHNNISAVNREWFSTNSKLVFLYLPGNRINLTSDNFAHLQQSLEYLNLGSNGISDIPTGAFAGLANLIDLLLYNNNFREMHENSFADLGQLNYLDLRLNPIERIDNGAFRGLDSLVTLSLANCRIRDLAPISFQGLSNLDSIELSFNEIEDVPAGTFTPMPNLVYIGLRNNRLKTLRRNSFGTLSKLLGLDLDDNIVNALDAAIIDDAVDLIALYFSGNLCANNYFSNFLISRATYLPMLEVCFNNMRYIVDTTTESDDVYSFFEGPQPGIVLRVQSDNEVQIALTPFNFLWTPSIEIFIGSTNNTRSVIRINEETNVVTVPTPNAIRQDQWNDFRVTWANQNVLVFRGNETFPFMSYTMQHFVPVNFYGLRAVETRATWSVQPHNF; this is encoded by the exons ATGAAACTCTTAATCTTTATTTGTTCACTGTTGACTATTGCTGCGGCCCAGGATCCTTCGCTATCATGCAATTATAGCAGTATTAATCAAGTTTACCGATGCGACCTTTCGATCAACAATCCCAACGGTTTCGACAACTTTACTGAAATCGGAGGTATTCATTGGGAGGGATTTACCGATGCTGATGTGAGTTTGATTGCCGTAGACAGTGGAACTACTAGGAATGTACCACAGATTATTTGTGCCACATTTCCAAATATCATCTCATTTTCAATGAGCGGAGTGCAATTGACTGCAATTAATGACGACGCATTCAGTGGCTGTTCACAAATCCGACGgctgtatttatactcaaacCGAATCAATTCGATTTCTGAAAATGCTTTTGTCAATCTTCGAGAAGTTAATTACATTGGCTTGGATACTAACATCCTGACTACGTTGCCCGAAAATGTGTttaaaaatcaacgaaatttaacgGATCTGAGTTTGAGCTGGAATTCACTCAGTGAGCTACCAACCGGAATCTTCAGACCACTAGAGAACCTTGAATATTTGAGTGTAGGACACAACAACATTTCCGCAGTTAACAGAGAATGGTTTTCGACAAATTCTAAATTGGTTTTCTTATATCTGCCTGGCAACAGAATTAATTTGACATCCGATAACTTTGCACATTTGCAACAGTCTCTCGAATACCTTAATTTGGGAAGCAACGGAATCAGTGATATTCCCACTGGAGCATTTGCTGGGTTAGCAAATCTTATCGATTTGTTACTGTATAACaacaattttcgtgaaatgcATGAAAACTCGTTCGCAGATCTCGGTCAATTGAACTACTTGGATTTACGTTTAAACCCAATAGAAAGAATTGATAATGGAGCATTCCGAGGACTCGACAGCTTAGTTACATTGTCACTAGCAAATTGTCGTATACGCGACCTAGCTCCAATTTCATTCCAAGGTCTCAGCAACTTAGATTCTATTGAATTgagttttaatgaaattgagGACGTTCCTGCTGGAACCTTCACACCTATGCCAAATCTGGTATACATCGGTCTAAGGAATAATCGCCTGAAAACATTACGAAGAAATAGTTTTGGAACCCTAAGTAAGCTACTTGGACTGGACTTGGACGATAACATTGTGAACGCACTTGACGCAGCGATTATCGATGATGCTGTCGATCTTATCGCGCTTTACTTCAGCGGAAATCTGTGTGCCAACAATTATTTCAGCAACTTCCTAATCAGTAGAGCGACGTATTTGCCAATGCTTGAAGTTTGCTTCAATAACATGAGATATATCGTAG ATACGACGACTGAGAGTGACGatgtttattcatttttcgaaGGACCACAGCCTGGAATAGTCCTACGCGTTCAATCTGACAACGAAGTACAGATCGCACTCACACCATTCAATTTTCTATGGACTCCatcgattgaaatttttattggttcGACCAACAATACTCGATCCGTGATACGAATAAATGAGGAGACTAATGTGGTCACAGTACCAACACCAAATGCTATACGTCAGGATCAATGGAATGATTTCAGAGTCACTTGGGCAAATCAAAACGTACTGGTCTTCCGCGGTAATGAAACTTTCCCCTTCATGAGTTACACCATGCAACATTTTGTCCCTGTTAATTTTTATGGTTTGAGGGCTGT CGAGACCAGAGCTACGTGGAGCGTGCAACCACATAACTTTTGA
- the LOC119066657 gene encoding leucine-rich repeat-containing protein 15-like isoform X4, with the protein MKLLIFICSLLTIAAAQDPSLSCNYSSINQVYRCDLSINNPNGFDNFTEIGGIHWEGFTDADVSLIAVDSGTTRNVPQIICATFPNIISFSMSGVQLTAINDDAFSGCSQIRRLYLYSNRINSISENAFVNLREVNYIGLDTNILTTLPENVFKNQRNLTDLSLSWNSLSELPTGIFRPLENLEYLSVGHNNISAVNREWFSTNSKLVFLYLPGNRINLTSDNFAHLQQSLEYLNLGSNGISDIPTGAFAGLANLIDLLLYNNNFREMHENSFADLGQLNYLDLRLNPIERIDNGAFRGLDSLVTLSLANCRIRDLAPISFQGLSNLDSIELSFNEIEDVPAGTFTPMPNLVYIGLRNNRLKTLRRNSFGTLSKLLGLDLDDNIVNALDAAIIDDAVDLIALYFSGNLCANNYFSNFLISRATYLPMLEVCFNNMRYIVDTTTESDGFYSFFDGSRPGIVVRVQSENEIQIALTPFNFLWTESIEIFIGSANNTRSVIRINGETDVVAVPTPNVIQQNRWNDFRITWANQNVLVSRVSETFPFMNYTMPNFFPINFYGLRAVETRATWRVTPYVF; encoded by the exons ATGAAACTCTTAATCTTTATTTGTTCACTGTTGACTATTGCTGCGGCCCAGGATCCTTCGCTATCATGCAATTATAGCAGTATTAATCAAGTTTACCGATGCGACCTTTCGATCAACAATCCCAACGGTTTCGACAACTTTACTGAAATCGGAGGTATTCATTGGGAGGGATTTACCGATGCTGATGTGAGTTTGATTGCCGTAGACAGTGGAACTACTAGGAATGTACCACAGATTATTTGTGCCACATTTCCAAATATCATCTCATTTTCAATGAGCGGAGTGCAATTGACTGCAATTAATGACGACGCATTCAGTGGCTGTTCACAAATCCGACGgctgtatttatactcaaacCGAATCAATTCGATTTCTGAAAATGCTTTTGTCAATCTTCGAGAAGTTAATTACATTGGCTTGGATACTAACATCCTGACTACGTTGCCCGAAAATGTGTttaaaaatcaacgaaatttaacgGATCTGAGTTTGAGCTGGAATTCACTCAGTGAGCTACCAACCGGAATCTTCAGACCACTAGAGAACCTTGAATATTTGAGTGTAGGACACAACAACATTTCCGCAGTTAACAGAGAATGGTTTTCGACAAATTCTAAATTGGTTTTCTTATATCTGCCTGGCAACAGAATTAATTTGACATCCGATAACTTTGCACATTTGCAACAGTCTCTCGAATACCTTAATTTGGGAAGCAACGGAATCAGTGATATTCCCACTGGAGCATTTGCTGGGTTAGCAAATCTTATCGATTTGTTACTGTATAACaacaattttcgtgaaatgcATGAAAACTCGTTCGCAGATCTCGGTCAATTGAACTACTTGGATTTACGTTTAAACCCAATAGAAAGAATTGATAATGGAGCATTCCGAGGACTCGACAGCTTAGTTACATTGTCACTAGCAAATTGTCGTATACGCGACCTAGCTCCAATTTCATTCCAAGGTCTCAGCAACTTAGATTCTATTGAATTgagttttaatgaaattgagGACGTTCCTGCTGGAACCTTCACACCTATGCCAAATCTGGTATACATCGGTCTAAGGAATAATCGCCTGAAAACATTACGAAGAAATAGTTTTGGAACCCTAAGTAAGCTACTTGGACTGGACTTGGACGATAACATTGTGAACGCACTTGACGCAGCGATTATCGATGATGCTGTCGATCTTATCGCGCTTTACTTCAGCGGAAATCTGTGTGCCAACAATTATTTCAGCAACTTCCTAATCAGTAGAGCGACGTATTTGCCAATGCTTGAAGTTTGCTTCAATAACATGAGATATATCGTAG ATACGACAACGGAGAGTGACggtttctattcatttttcgaCGGATCACGGCCTGGAATAGTAGTGCGCGTACAATCTGAGAACGAAATACAGATTGCACTTACCCCATTCAATTTTCTGTGGACTGAgtcgattgaaatttttattggttcGGCCAACAATACCCGTTCCGTGATACGAATAAATGGGGAAACTGATGTGGTCGCAGTACCAACACCAAATGTCATTCAGCAGAATCGATGGAACGATTTCAGAATAACTTGGGCAAATCAAAACGTTCTGGTTTCTCGTGTTAGTGAAACCTTCCCATTCATGAATTACACCATGCCAAATTTCTTCCCGATTAATTTTTATGGTTTGAGGGCTGT tgagaCCAGAGCTACGTGGAGGGTGACACCATATGTTTTTTGA
- the LOC119066657 gene encoding leucine-rich repeat-containing protein 15-like isoform X5 yields MKLLIFICSLLTIAAAQDPSLSCNYSSINQVYRCDLSINNPNGFDNFTEIGGIHWEGFTDADVSLIAVDSGTTRNVPQIICATFPNIISFSMSGVQLTAINDDAFSGCSQIRRLYLYSNRINSISENAFVNLREVNYIGLDTNILTTLPENVFKNQRNLTDLSLSWNSLSELPTGIFRPLENLEYLSVGHNNISAVNREWFSTNSKLVFLYLPGNRINLTSDNFAHLQQSLEYLNLGSNGISDIPTGAFAGLANLIDLLLYNNNFREMHENSFADLGQLNYLDLRLNPIERIDNGAFRGLDSLVTLSLANCRIRDLAPISFQGLSNLDSIELSFNEIEDVPAGTFTPMPNLVYIGLRNNRLKTLRRNSFGTLSKLLGLDLDDNIVNALDAAIIDDAVDLIALYFSGNLCANNYFSNFLISRATYLPMLEVCFNNMRYIVDTTTESDDVYSFFEGPQAWNSPTRSI; encoded by the exons ATGAAACTCTTAATCTTTATTTGTTCACTGTTGACTATTGCTGCGGCCCAGGATCCTTCGCTATCATGCAATTATAGCAGTATTAATCAAGTTTACCGATGCGACCTTTCGATCAACAATCCCAACGGTTTCGACAACTTTACTGAAATCGGAGGTATTCATTGGGAGGGATTTACCGATGCTGATGTGAGTTTGATTGCCGTAGACAGTGGAACTACTAGGAATGTACCACAGATTATTTGTGCCACATTTCCAAATATCATCTCATTTTCAATGAGCGGAGTGCAATTGACTGCAATTAATGACGACGCATTCAGTGGCTGTTCACAAATCCGACGgctgtatttatactcaaacCGAATCAATTCGATTTCTGAAAATGCTTTTGTCAATCTTCGAGAAGTTAATTACATTGGCTTGGATACTAACATCCTGACTACGTTGCCCGAAAATGTGTttaaaaatcaacgaaatttaacgGATCTGAGTTTGAGCTGGAATTCACTCAGTGAGCTACCAACCGGAATCTTCAGACCACTAGAGAACCTTGAATATTTGAGTGTAGGACACAACAACATTTCCGCAGTTAACAGAGAATGGTTTTCGACAAATTCTAAATTGGTTTTCTTATATCTGCCTGGCAACAGAATTAATTTGACATCCGATAACTTTGCACATTTGCAACAGTCTCTCGAATACCTTAATTTGGGAAGCAACGGAATCAGTGATATTCCCACTGGAGCATTTGCTGGGTTAGCAAATCTTATCGATTTGTTACTGTATAACaacaattttcgtgaaatgcATGAAAACTCGTTCGCAGATCTCGGTCAATTGAACTACTTGGATTTACGTTTAAACCCAATAGAAAGAATTGATAATGGAGCATTCCGAGGACTCGACAGCTTAGTTACATTGTCACTAGCAAATTGTCGTATACGCGACCTAGCTCCAATTTCATTCCAAGGTCTCAGCAACTTAGATTCTATTGAATTgagttttaatgaaattgagGACGTTCCTGCTGGAACCTTCACACCTATGCCAAATCTGGTATACATCGGTCTAAGGAATAATCGCCTGAAAACATTACGAAGAAATAGTTTTGGAACCCTAAGTAAGCTACTTGGACTGGACTTGGACGATAACATTGTGAACGCACTTGACGCAGCGATTATCGATGATGCTGTCGATCTTATCGCGCTTTACTTCAGCGGAAATCTGTGTGCCAACAATTATTTCAGCAACTTCCTAATCAGTAGAGCGACGTATTTGCCAATGCTTGAAGTTTGCTTCAATAACATGAGATATATCGTAG ATACGACGACTGAGAGTGACGatgtttattcatttttcgaaGGACCACA AGCCTGGAATAGTCCTACGCGTTCAATCTGA